From a single Nostoc sp. MS1 genomic region:
- a CDS encoding lipopolysaccharide biosynthesis protein — translation MNWIQTLHKHLLQDRFIRNIGWMGAAELVIRVFRLVTTVILARFLSAEDYGLAAIVLMTYEFIRVFTRNGIADKIVQADAAEVEELCRTAYGLNWLIAGVLFTVQCLASLAIAKFYNNSHLIVPICLIAITYLIYPLAMVQTALIRRENRLNILALITSVQVSTDNILTAIFALSGLGMWAIVLPKFLVAPIWIILTFKYHPWRMTKSFTFTQGRKITSFASRILGIELLTIFRENVDYLLIGKFVGVQALGVYYFTFNAGLGLSLSVINAIRVSLFSDLCDLNSQATLFMQRYMQSLRKIALMIVPLVLLQASLAPFYVPLIFGHKWVERGAIPILILICCSALSRPFADAASLMFRAFGQPQIELRWNIVFTFCLATAIWVGTQWGIFGAAIAVTATHLTLQPLYTIWATRQTMNRFLPEVKG, via the coding sequence ATGAACTGGATACAAACTCTACACAAACATCTGTTACAAGACCGTTTTATCCGCAATATTGGCTGGATGGGAGCGGCGGAATTAGTTATCAGAGTTTTTAGGCTAGTAACTACCGTGATTTTGGCGCGGTTTCTCAGTGCGGAAGATTATGGACTAGCAGCCATTGTCTTGATGACTTACGAATTTATCCGCGTTTTCACCCGTAACGGTATAGCCGATAAAATTGTCCAAGCTGATGCTGCTGAGGTGGAGGAGTTATGCCGGACTGCTTATGGGTTGAACTGGCTGATAGCTGGTGTGTTATTTACCGTGCAGTGTTTGGCATCATTAGCGATCGCTAAATTCTACAATAATTCTCATCTCATCGTTCCTATCTGTTTAATTGCCATTACCTATTTGATCTATCCCTTGGCAATGGTGCAAACAGCTTTAATCAGAAGGGAGAATCGCCTAAACATACTAGCTTTAATTACTTCGGTGCAAGTCTCCACCGATAACATTTTAACAGCTATATTTGCCCTATCAGGCTTAGGAATGTGGGCGATAGTATTACCTAAATTTTTAGTCGCGCCTATTTGGATCATCCTCACTTTTAAATATCATCCTTGGCGGATGACTAAATCTTTCACCTTCACCCAAGGGCGCAAGATTACCTCTTTTGCTTCCCGCATTTTAGGAATTGAATTACTGACTATCTTTCGGGAGAATGTCGATTATTTACTCATAGGAAAGTTTGTAGGTGTCCAGGCTTTAGGGGTCTATTATTTCACTTTCAATGCCGGGCTGGGTTTGAGTTTGAGCGTCATCAATGCTATCAGAGTCTCACTATTTTCTGACCTATGTGACCTTAATTCTCAAGCCACATTATTTATGCAACGCTATATGCAAAGTCTACGCAAAATCGCTTTGATGATTGTGCCATTAGTGCTATTGCAAGCGAGTTTAGCACCCTTTTATGTTCCCCTCATATTTGGGCATAAATGGGTAGAAAGGGGAGCCATACCCATCTTAATTTTAATTTGTTGTTCGGCTCTCTCGCGTCCCTTTGCTGATGCTGCTTCCTTGATGTTTCGCGCCTTTGGTCAACCACAAATCGAATTACGTTGGAATATCGTGTTTACTTTTTGTTTGGCGACAGCAATTTGGGTAGGTACGCAATGGGGGATTTTTGGAGCGGCGATCGCAGTTACAGCAACTCACCTAACTTTACAGCCTTTGTACACCATTTGGGCAACTCGCCAAACTATGAATAGATTTTTACCAGAGGTGAAGGGATGA
- a CDS encoding glycosyltransferase family 4 protein — protein MTQEQVKATIQTWQPDLLVINSASSWRNIPDVFTWKARARILVEHHYSAGFEKYQVPSAWRFRTMLRLNYGLMDRVVTISQGQQYWMQSSELVGQEKVRLIRSSRHLDQFFLIPEKTKPETLFTLAAYGRFTHQKGFDCLIEAVQLLPVGSVQLLLGGQGQDEALLKAKALNHPHIHFLGKIDDVPSFLNRCDAVVIPSRWEPWGNVCLEARAAARPVLVSDVDGLSEQAQNCGISFESGSCEALADGIRQMMNTSFEQRQFWGRQGRLSATHAWDDYVNAWEQVLKELK, from the coding sequence GTGACTCAAGAACAGGTTAAAGCAACTATCCAAACTTGGCAACCAGATTTACTAGTAATAAATAGTGCATCATCTTGGCGGAATATACCAGATGTGTTTACTTGGAAAGCTAGAGCCAGAATTTTAGTAGAACATCATTACAGCGCTGGATTTGAAAAGTATCAAGTGCCATCAGCTTGGCGTTTCCGCACGATGTTACGCCTCAACTATGGGTTAATGGATAGGGTTGTAACTATCTCCCAAGGACAACAGTATTGGATGCAGTCTAGTGAATTAGTTGGACAGGAGAAAGTGCGGTTAATTCGTTCTAGTCGGCATTTAGACCAATTTTTTCTAATACCAGAAAAGACCAAACCTGAAACATTATTTACCCTAGCTGCTTACGGTCGCTTTACTCATCAAAAAGGGTTTGATTGCTTGATTGAAGCGGTGCAGTTATTACCTGTAGGTTCGGTACAGTTGCTTTTAGGAGGGCAGGGACAAGATGAGGCATTACTCAAGGCTAAAGCCCTAAATCATCCTCATATCCACTTTCTCGGCAAAATTGATGATGTACCAAGTTTTTTAAACCGTTGTGATGCTGTTGTGATTCCTTCACGTTGGGAACCTTGGGGTAACGTATGTTTAGAAGCGCGTGCAGCAGCTAGACCAGTTTTGGTGAGCGATGTTGATGGTTTGAGTGAACAGGCGCAAAATTGCGGTATTAGCTTTGAGTCTGGTAGTTGCGAAGCTTTGGCGGATGGTATTCGGCAAATGATGAATACCTCTTTTGAACAACGGCAGTTTTGGGGAAGACAAGGTAGATTAAGCGCCACCCATGCTTGGGATGATTATGTAAATGCTTGGGAACAGGTGTTGAAGGAGTTGAAATGA
- a CDS encoding glycosyltransferase — MNSLRLALISNLRDEASPSMLVCGDRLYDYLCAEHPDIKTTRIQPDYTYRLRRLPRLGKMGFALGTDKMLNRFWDYPQHLKPQISQHDIFHICDQSYASLVHILPPERTGVFCHDLDVFRSILQPDKYPRSIRYNTIQRYALNGFRQAVVVFYTTQSVRDEILHYQLVSPDKLVQVPLGIAPEFSPGSSRLTDAIAQQIGDRPFILNISGNLQRKRLDVLLETYARLRYHHPELLLVRVGPEWEPNMQVRIERLGIRHGIRLFHRLEQNDLVELYRRAAVVLMTSEAEGFGMPLIEALACGSVAVVSDIPVLQEVGGNAAVYCPVGQPDVWANTIHHILNHPEAAPERAMRLQHVSKYTWSAHAATIAQAYQERILPQMTTQQPLEVFA, encoded by the coding sequence ATGAATAGTCTACGTCTAGCTTTAATTAGTAACCTTCGGGATGAAGCCTCACCTAGTATGCTAGTGTGCGGCGATCGCCTCTATGATTATCTCTGTGCCGAACATCCAGATATAAAAACCACTCGTATCCAACCAGACTATACTTATCGGTTGCGGCGCTTACCTCGGCTGGGGAAAATGGGCTTTGCCTTGGGAACTGACAAAATGTTGAACCGTTTCTGGGATTATCCCCAACATCTCAAGCCCCAGATTTCCCAACATGATATATTCCACATCTGCGATCAAAGCTATGCCTCATTGGTGCATATATTACCTCCAGAACGCACAGGAGTTTTTTGCCACGATTTAGATGTCTTCCGCTCCATCCTACAACCGGACAAATATCCCCGTTCCATCCGTTACAACACGATACAGCGTTATGCGTTAAATGGTTTTCGTCAGGCTGTGGTGGTGTTTTATACAACTCAATCCGTCAGAGATGAAATTCTCCACTATCAACTCGTTAGCCCTGATAAGTTAGTTCAAGTGCCTTTGGGGATTGCACCGGAATTTTCTCCTGGTAGTTCCAGATTGACAGATGCGATCGCGCAGCAAATAGGCGATCGTCCTTTTATTTTGAATATTAGTGGGAATCTGCAACGCAAACGCCTTGATGTTCTCCTAGAAACCTATGCCCGTCTACGCTATCATCACCCCGAATTACTACTAGTCAGAGTCGGGCCAGAATGGGAACCCAACATGCAGGTACGAATTGAGCGCTTGGGTATTCGTCATGGTATCCGCTTATTTCACCGTCTAGAACAAAACGATTTAGTAGAACTCTATCGACGGGCAGCAGTAGTATTAATGACCAGCGAAGCCGAAGGATTCGGGATGCCTCTAATTGAAGCCTTAGCCTGTGGTAGCGTCGCCGTAGTTAGCGATATTCCCGTACTGCAAGAAGTAGGAGGTAACGCTGCTGTTTACTGTCCAGTAGGCCAGCCGGATGTGTGGGCTAATACTATTCACCACATACTAAATCACCCAGAAGCAGCACCAGAACGAGCAATGCGGTTACAGCATGTTAGTAAATATACTTGGTCAGCCCATGCGGCAACTATTGCCCAAGCTTACCAAGAACGCATTCTGCCCCAGATGACCACCCAACAACCACTAGAGGTTTTTGCTTGA
- a CDS encoding polysaccharide pyruvyl transferase family protein, translating into MGLTIGLINAYSTLNIGDAAIYSALTALASEAKVVAKFQDTQPEYIPGLQIVPEVGRCDAYISVGGDIFNNAREGLITKAFIQNLLQLRRSPKKTFLFGQSIPRSCHGLSFQALAFCLRRLAAVCVRDEESHKRLTQAGVKAILSYDAAFSLAVSSPAQTQAQQIFQALEIQPESAALISLRAFDSMYSHDNQQFQQQLISLCRRLGERQYQPVLLIQSQAYGADNDLAVAKQISQEVPQLKIFNPFTVSSDLPKWELVMGALSIAPVIVAIRYHTAVLALAAGRVPFNLYYSNKGRDLSQRLGISGCSLDQFDVDVYIDAIAQTSQQTFDHTAIRTQVQHSFNQCLELIKD; encoded by the coding sequence ATGGGACTTACCATCGGTTTAATAAATGCCTATTCAACTTTAAATATTGGTGATGCTGCCATTTATAGCGCTCTGACAGCCCTGGCATCTGAGGCTAAAGTGGTGGCAAAATTCCAAGACACGCAACCAGAGTACATACCCGGATTGCAAATTGTGCCAGAGGTTGGGCGCTGTGATGCTTATATCAGCGTTGGGGGGGATATTTTCAATAATGCCCGTGAAGGGTTGATCACAAAAGCTTTTATCCAGAACTTACTCCAGTTAAGGCGATCGCCTAAGAAAACATTCCTCTTTGGGCAATCAATTCCCAGGTCTTGTCACGGCTTGAGTTTCCAGGCTCTAGCTTTTTGTCTACGGCGGTTAGCTGCTGTTTGTGTGCGGGATGAGGAAAGCCACAAGCGTTTAACTCAAGCGGGAGTGAAAGCAATTCTGTCTTATGATGCAGCTTTTAGCCTCGCAGTTAGTTCTCCAGCACAAACCCAAGCACAACAGATATTTCAGGCTCTAGAAATCCAGCCAGAGTCAGCAGCACTAATTTCATTACGAGCCTTTGACTCGATGTATAGCCATGACAATCAACAATTTCAACAGCAATTAATTAGTTTGTGTCGCCGACTTGGAGAACGTCAATATCAACCAGTGTTATTAATTCAATCCCAAGCCTACGGTGCAGATAATGATTTAGCTGTAGCCAAACAGATTTCTCAGGAAGTACCTCAACTGAAAATATTTAATCCCTTTACAGTCAGCAGCGACTTACCTAAGTGGGAATTGGTGATGGGCGCACTGAGTATAGCACCTGTAATTGTCGCCATCCGCTATCACACGGCCGTCTTAGCCCTGGCTGCTGGGCGAGTTCCCTTTAACTTGTACTACTCCAACAAAGGACGAGACTTAAGCCAACGCTTAGGAATCTCTGGATGTAGCCTCGATCAGTTTGATGTGGATGTCTATATAGATGCGATCGCCCAAACATCCCAACAGACATTTGACCATACAGCCATTCGCACGCAAGTACAGCACAGCTTTAATCAATGTTTAGAACTTATCAAAGATTAA
- a CDS encoding polysaccharide biosynthesis/export family protein: MLKRLILNTIIITLSLSTPCFALPLSPGDRLKVTIPEGEEFSGIFEVNLEGKLEIPYLQPLLVAGLEPGEVQMNLTQALIDGGFFQASFLRVNVSVVQWSPIVVFVSGATFLPGRVFINELSPGEKTQPPVPITGQYPPNRYLAAAIRDAGGVTPTADIKNVQLIRNGETRSIDLSGILTGEPFEDIPLIAGDRIIIPDSGKMNNELIRPSQITPTGVKVFLSNLTVPATGNAVSGIGRDATSFPYGSRFSHAVVAANCAGGTRGTNAGRRAVLVTTEQLTGKTTYLERGVNDILMRSTNDVNNPFLKANDSVVCYDSKVVQFREIIQTILSPIPILRDLFK; encoded by the coding sequence ATGCTCAAACGTTTAATTTTGAACACAATTATTATCACCTTGAGCTTGTCTACACCCTGTTTCGCTTTACCTTTGTCTCCTGGCGATCGCCTGAAAGTAACTATCCCGGAAGGAGAAGAATTTAGCGGCATTTTTGAGGTGAATTTGGAAGGGAAACTGGAAATACCTTATCTACAACCTTTATTAGTTGCAGGTTTAGAACCAGGGGAAGTACAGATGAACCTGACTCAAGCTTTGATTGATGGCGGGTTTTTTCAAGCTTCCTTTTTACGGGTAAATGTCAGTGTAGTACAGTGGTCGCCGATTGTGGTGTTTGTGAGTGGGGCAACATTTTTACCTGGACGGGTATTTATTAATGAACTCTCTCCCGGAGAAAAAACCCAACCCCCTGTACCTATCACTGGACAATATCCGCCTAATCGTTATTTAGCCGCCGCCATTCGTGATGCTGGGGGAGTTACACCCACAGCCGATATTAAAAATGTGCAGTTAATCCGTAATGGAGAAACTCGCAGCATTGATCTATCTGGTATTTTGACTGGTGAACCTTTTGAAGACATCCCACTTATTGCAGGCGATCGCATTATTATTCCTGATTCTGGCAAAATGAACAATGAGCTTATTCGCCCTTCGCAAATCACACCTACAGGTGTCAAAGTCTTCCTCTCTAATTTGACTGTACCAGCTACAGGTAATGCTGTTTCTGGTATTGGTCGTGATGCCACATCATTTCCATACGGTTCTCGTTTTTCTCATGCGGTGGTTGCGGCTAACTGTGCTGGGGGTACACGGGGTACAAATGCTGGTCGTCGCGCTGTGCTGGTAACTACTGAACAGTTGACGGGGAAAACTACTTACCTAGAGCGTGGGGTTAACGATATTCTCATGCGTTCTACTAACGATGTTAACAATCCCTTCCTCAAGGCTAACGATAGTGTAGTTTGCTATGACTCAAAAGTTGTTCAATTTCGAGAGATTATCCAGACTATTTTATCCCCGATTCCGATTTTGCGAGATTTGTTCAAATAA
- a CDS encoding IS630 family transposase (programmed frameshift) has translation MAKKYIVDLNEEEVSQLQAIIKKGKHKARTITRANILLMASEGETDQAIASIVRAHVATVQRIREKFVIGGLDFALKDEVHPPKPKKLDEKQEAFLIATACSNPPVGRVRWTMQLLADHLVNVGIIDSISDETVRQTLKKNEIKPWLKQQWCIPEVNAEYVFRMEDVLDLYNEPYDPKRPVVCFDERPYQLVEEVRLPLPPEPEQPERYDFEYKRNGTVNLFACFQPLAGWRHIEVTERRTKVDFAKQMKNLVDVCYQDADVIRLVVDNLNIHTPSALYEVFPPEEARRIIQKLEFHYTPKHASWLNQVEIELSVLSRQCLERRIPNAETLTSEIAAWEKQRNQQKASVYWGFQTKDARRKMQRLYPTLT, from the exons ATGGCGAAAAAGTACATTGTTGACTTGAATGAAGAGGAAGTTTCTCAGCTACAAGCAATAATTAAAAAAGGTAAACACAAAGCAAGAACCATAACCCGTGCAAACATTCTTCTAATGGCTTCTGAAGGAGAAACGGATCAAGCGATCGCTAGCATAGTTAGAGCGCATGTTGCAACAGTGCAACGAATACGAGAAAAATTTGTCATTGGGGGGTTAGATTTTGCTTTAAAGGATGAAGTTCATCCACCAAAACCTAAAAAGTTAGATGAAAAACAAGAAGCATTTTTAATTGCCACTGCTTGTTCCAATCCACCAGTTGGAAGAGTACGTTGGACAATGCAATTATTAGCGGATCATTTAGTGAACGTTGGTATCATAGATTCAATTTCGGACGAAACAGTGCGTCAAACTTTAAAAAAAA ATGAAATCAAACCGTGGTTAAAACAACAGTGGTGCATTCCTGAAGTTAACGCAGAATATGTTTTCCGAATGGAAGATGTGTTGGATTTATACAATGAGCCTTATGATCCTAAACGTCCTGTAGTCTGCTTTGATGAACGTCCCTACCAACTAGTAGAAGAAGTAAGACTTCCTTTGCCACCAGAGCCGGAGCAGCCTGAACGTTATGATTTCGAGTATAAACGTAACGGGACAGTAAATTTATTTGCGTGTTTTCAACCCTTGGCAGGTTGGCGGCATATCGAAGTTACAGAACGTCGAACTAAAGTCGATTTTGCTAAACAGATGAAAAATTTAGTAGATGTTTGCTACCAAGATGCTGATGTTATTCGTTTGGTAGTTGATAACCTGAATATTCATACTCCCAGCGCATTATATGAAGTTTTTCCACCAGAAGAAGCACGTCGAATTATTCAAAAATTAGAGTTTCACTATACTCCTAAGCACGCTTCTTGGTTGAATCAAGTAGAAATTGAATTATCTGTTTTATCCCGCCAATGTTTAGAACGGCGTATTCCTAATGCAGAAACATTAACTTCTGAGATTGCCGCTTGGGAGAAACAACGTAATCAGCAAAAAGCCAGTGTCTATTGGGGTTTCCAAACCAAAGATGCTCGCCGAAAAATGCAGCGTTTATATCCAACTCTAACCTAG
- a CDS encoding tRNA(His) guanylyltransferase Thg1 family protein, protein MKFDELDSKMRVFETAHDYCVIPGIYIVARLDGRSFTRLTKEVHQFESPYDARFRDMMLVTIEHLMNCGIDIKYAYTQSDEISLLFAYNETTFNRKLRKLNSVLAGEASAKFSLLLGDVACFDCRISQLPNIEVVVNYFRWRHEDAHRNALNAHCYWCLRRDGKTATQATTMMTGLSVADKNELLFQHGINFNQLPNWQKRGIGLYWEEYQKEGFNPITGETVPALRRRIKKDIDLPMKDEYSKFIFELVNS, encoded by the coding sequence ATGAAGTTTGATGAACTAGATAGTAAAATGCGGGTATTTGAAACAGCCCATGATTATTGTGTAATTCCCGGAATCTATATAGTCGCTAGGTTAGATGGACGCAGTTTTACTCGCCTGACAAAAGAAGTACATCAATTTGAATCTCCTTATGATGCACGCTTTCGAGACATGATGCTGGTAACAATAGAGCATTTAATGAATTGCGGCATAGATATTAAATATGCTTATACTCAAAGTGATGAAATCTCTTTGCTGTTTGCCTACAACGAAACTACTTTTAACCGCAAACTCAGAAAACTTAACTCAGTTCTAGCGGGAGAAGCAAGCGCTAAATTTTCTTTGTTATTGGGTGATGTTGCTTGTTTCGACTGTCGCATTTCCCAGCTTCCTAATATAGAAGTAGTAGTAAATTATTTTCGTTGGCGACATGAAGACGCTCACAGAAACGCTTTAAATGCTCATTGCTATTGGTGCTTGCGTCGTGATGGTAAAACTGCAACCCAAGCAACTACCATGATGACAGGATTATCTGTAGCTGATAAAAACGAATTGTTATTTCAACATGGGATTAATTTTAATCAACTTCCTAACTGGCAAAAGCGAGGTATCGGGCTTTATTGGGAAGAATATCAAAAAGAAGGATTTAATCCAATCACAGGTGAAACTGTTCCCGCATTGAGGCGACGCATCAAAAAAGATATCGATTTACCTATGAAGGATGAATACAGCAAATTTATTTTTGAATTAGTTAACAGTTAA
- a CDS encoding ATP-binding protein, with protein sequence MEAIIFIGIQGVGKSTFYRDYFFNTHIRLNLDMLKTRHREQILLQACLEGKQPFVVDNTNPSVEERLHYIIPAKNHKFRVIAYYFQADLEQCKQRNNQRPTKQVVPLVGLLGTYKKLVIPKLQEGFDAIYTVKSELDYSFIIEECQHEV encoded by the coding sequence ATGGAAGCTATTATTTTTATTGGTATTCAGGGTGTAGGTAAGTCTACTTTTTATCGAGATTACTTTTTCAACACCCATATCCGCCTTAACTTAGATATGCTCAAAACTCGTCATCGAGAGCAGATTCTCCTGCAAGCTTGTCTAGAAGGCAAACAACCTTTTGTAGTAGATAACACTAACCCAAGTGTTGAAGAAAGACTACATTATATTATACCAGCAAAAAATCATAAATTTCGAGTTATAGCTTATTACTTTCAAGCAGATTTAGAACAATGCAAGCAAAGGAATAACCAAAGACCAACTAAACAAGTCGTGCCACTTGTGGGGTTATTAGGAACATATAAAAAGTTAGTTATACCCAAATTGCAAGAAGGATTTGACGCAATTTATACAGTTAAATCTGAATTAGATTATTCATTTATTATTGAGGAATGTCAACATGAAGTTTGA
- a CDS encoding 3' terminal RNA ribose 2'-O-methyltransferase Hen1: MLLTITTTHSPATELGYLLHKHPDRFHSFSLSYGKAHVFYPEANDERCTAALLLDVDPVKLVRGRGTTLEQYVSDRPYVASSFMSVAIAQVFSTALGGRSKDRPELAQTPIPLVAKLSVLPCRGGEGFLRQLFEPLGYTVKAQGHVLDEKFPDWGDSRYFTVELHHTITLSDLLSHLYVLIPVLDDDKHYWVNEEEIEKLLRHGEGWLSQHPAREQITRRYLKRQHRLTRTALAQLAEEDNPDPDSTEETHAQEEAALEKPISLNQQRMNAVVAALKQSNARRVIDLGCGQGNLLKILLNDAFFEQITGVDVSYRSLEIAQERLDRLRLPRNQWERLQLIQSALTYQDKRFHGYDAATVIEVIEHLDLPRLGAFERVLFEFTRPKTVIVTTPNIEYNAKFVNLPAGKLRHKDHRFEWTRSQFQTWANKITERFSYNVQFQPIGEEDPELGSPTQMAVFVIK; encoded by the coding sequence ATGCTGCTTACCATCACCACCACCCACTCCCCAGCAACAGAGTTAGGCTACTTACTACATAAACACCCAGACCGTTTCCATTCGTTTTCCCTGTCTTATGGAAAAGCGCACGTTTTTTACCCGGAAGCGAATGACGAACGTTGTACGGCGGCGTTGTTGTTGGATGTTGACCCGGTGAAGTTGGTGCGGGGGAGGGGTACGACGTTGGAACAATATGTGAGCGATCGCCCTTATGTGGCATCATCATTTATGAGTGTTGCGATCGCGCAAGTATTTAGTACAGCTTTAGGTGGACGCAGCAAAGACCGACCAGAATTAGCACAAACGCCTATACCTTTAGTGGCGAAACTGTCAGTTTTACCCTGTCGTGGTGGTGAAGGTTTTCTGCGACAATTATTTGAGCCTCTGGGTTACACTGTTAAAGCTCAAGGTCATGTTTTAGATGAAAAATTCCCAGATTGGGGTGATAGTCGTTATTTTACAGTGGAACTCCACCACACCATAACTTTGAGTGATTTGTTAAGTCATCTCTACGTCCTCATTCCCGTGTTAGATGATGATAAACACTACTGGGTAAACGAAGAAGAAATCGAAAAATTACTACGTCATGGTGAAGGTTGGTTATCGCAACACCCAGCACGAGAACAAATTACTCGTCGTTACCTTAAAAGACAACACCGCTTAACTCGTACAGCTTTAGCGCAGTTAGCAGAGGAAGATAACCCCGACCCGGATAGTACCGAAGAAACCCACGCTCAGGAAGAAGCGGCTCTAGAAAAACCAATTAGCCTCAACCAACAGCGTATGAATGCGGTAGTTGCGGCGTTAAAACAAAGTAATGCGAGGCGTGTAATTGATTTAGGTTGTGGTCAAGGAAATTTATTAAAAATACTCTTAAATGATGCCTTTTTTGAGCAAATTACAGGTGTAGATGTTTCCTACAGGTCATTAGAAATTGCTCAAGAAAGATTAGACCGCTTGCGCCTTCCCCGTAATCAATGGGAACGTTTGCAATTAATTCAAAGTGCGCTTACCTATCAAGATAAACGCTTTCATGGTTACGACGCAGCTACAGTAATTGAGGTAATTGAACATCTTGATTTACCACGTTTAGGAGCATTTGAGCGAGTTTTATTTGAATTTACTCGACCAAAAACGGTGATAGTCACAACACCAAATATTGAATATAACGCCAAATTTGTCAACCTCCCGGCGGGGAAACTACGACATAAAGACCATAGGTTTGAATGGACGCGATCGCAATTCCAAACCTGGGCAAATAAAATTACAGAACGCTTTAGTTACAATGTACAGTTTCAACCAATAGGAGAAGAAGATCCAGAACTAGGTTCACCAACACAAATGGCAGTGTTTGTAATTAAGTAA
- a CDS encoding restriction endonuclease, translating to MTGAAQYESIIQSLQWDGLRNLWDNIENRNTPGWDAGKAFEYLILRAFQLDGAKVRWPYRVKLFGEEVEQIDGVIYCGGLSCLVESKDFADKTNVDIAPIAKLRNQLLRRPASTIGLVFSRTGFTDPARHLSYFSLPQTILLWTGEEIKYALEKEIICELLTLKYQVCVEDGLPDYDVREKYIL from the coding sequence TTGACTGGGGCAGCACAATACGAAAGTATAATTCAATCGCTGCAATGGGATGGATTGCGAAACCTATGGGATAACATTGAGAATCGTAACACTCCCGGATGGGATGCAGGTAAAGCATTTGAATACCTAATTTTAAGAGCATTTCAACTAGACGGCGCAAAAGTAAGATGGCCATACAGAGTAAAACTGTTTGGGGAAGAAGTTGAACAAATTGATGGTGTTATTTACTGCGGTGGTTTGTCTTGTCTAGTTGAAAGTAAGGATTTTGCAGACAAAACAAACGTTGATATTGCTCCTATTGCTAAACTCCGTAATCAACTTTTACGCCGTCCCGCCAGTACAATTGGATTAGTATTTAGTCGAACTGGTTTTACTGATCCGGCTCGCCATCTTTCCTATTTTTCATTACCGCAGACAATTCTTTTATGGACTGGAGAAGAAATAAAATATGCTTTAGAGAAAGAAATAATTTGCGAATTGTTAACTCTTAAATATCAAGTATGCGTAGAAGATGGGCTACCTGATTATGATGTTAGGGAGAAATATATTTTATGA